One genomic window of Vibrio rhizosphaerae includes the following:
- a CDS encoding RHS repeat domain-containing protein: MVTFKYDAEHNRYLKTTSDGKETFYFGKYYERVTDTKTGEVQHKHFIYADGKLIALNTQVKDADDKLKDKQIRYLHYDALESVDMITDGYGVVVERRSYDTWGKQRKVSWREDGPLDVVQAAITNRGYTVHEEITEVGLIHMNGRVYDQELGRFISPDPEIQAPFVTNSFNRYSYVWNNPLKYQDPTGYSVEGLGGQCSPDSSGDGGSGDHGGNNGCSTNGTSSNSNGSRGTREDDDSSQDNKESTTPETGEDSYFGSGLHDLVSLSDDFDNWVKSKTAGWTEFKDAWNLAGQRYNQAPEDVLDAFSEKVTPDTSNKINGIMYASAGFIGLKTAGKKFTVTNSGTTTVGRWMSKAEHEAMLKSGKVQESYSGTTHVANPAQAEAFLKQAAPGSRYVEFNVPSSSLKQTSEGWAKIAGPNSL; this comes from the coding sequence ATGGTGACCTTCAAGTATGATGCTGAACATAACCGCTATCTGAAGACAACCAGTGACGGTAAGGAGACGTTCTACTTCGGTAAATACTATGAACGGGTGACTGATACCAAGACTGGTGAAGTACAGCATAAACACTTTATTTATGCCGATGGCAAGCTGATCGCGCTGAATACGCAGGTCAAAGATGCCGATGATAAGCTGAAAGATAAGCAGATACGCTATTTGCACTATGATGCGCTGGAATCGGTCGATATGATCACCGACGGTTATGGCGTAGTGGTCGAACGGCGTAGTTATGATACCTGGGGTAAACAGCGCAAAGTGAGTTGGCGTGAAGACGGCCCGCTGGATGTTGTACAGGCAGCCATCACCAACCGGGGTTACACCGTCCATGAAGAGATCACTGAAGTCGGGCTGATTCATATGAACGGCCGGGTGTATGATCAGGAACTGGGACGGTTTATCAGCCCGGATCCGGAGATTCAGGCACCATTTGTGACCAATAGCTTTAACCGTTATTCCTATGTCTGGAACAACCCATTGAAGTATCAGGATCCGACCGGTTATAGTGTTGAAGGGCTGGGCGGACAATGCTCTCCGGATTCGTCGGGGGACGGTGGCTCAGGTGATCATGGTGGTAATAATGGGTGTAGTACCAATGGTACTTCATCTAACTCGAATGGAAGTCGAGGAACTCGGGAAGATGATGATTCATCACAGGATAACAAGGAGTCTACTACTCCAGAGACTGGTGAGGATAGTTATTTTGGAAGTGGATTACATGATCTTGTCTCTTTAAGTGATGACTTTGACAATTGGGTAAAATCTAAAACTGCTGGTTGGACTGAATTCAAGGATGCTTGGAATCTAGCAGGGCAGCGTTATAATCAGGCTCCAGAGGATGTTTTAGATGCATTCTCAGAAAAAGTGACCCCTGATACTTCCAACAAAATTAATGGGATAATGTATGCTAGTGCAGGTTTTATTGGGCTGAAGACGGCTGGTAAGAAGTTCACTGTTACAAACAGTGGAACTACTACAGTAGGCCGATGGATGTCTAAGGCTGAACATGAGGCGATGTTAAAGTCCGGCAAGGTTCAAGAAAGCTATTCTGGTACAACCCATGTTGCTAATCCTGCTCAAGCTGAAGCGTTCTTAAAACAAGCTGCTCCGGGTAGTCGGTATGTGGAATTCAATGTTCCATCATCATCGTTAAAACAAACCTCTGAAGGTTGGGCGAAGATAGCCGGACCAAATTCTCTCTAA
- a CDS encoding immunity protein TriTu family protein has translation MIDAFENWIAANGDNFKEKGLQYEVTKSPLDIDKPSVRIDFDSDKYVSRIVVWSTGECNMEALDVESEQSVIDKYCVIESAEEFDNCFAEFFEKIEA, from the coding sequence ATGATCGATGCTTTTGAAAATTGGATTGCAGCTAATGGTGATAACTTCAAAGAAAAAGGGCTTCAATACGAGGTTACAAAATCACCGCTAGATATTGATAAACCCAGTGTAAGAATAGACTTTGATAGTGATAAATATGTTTCTCGTATAGTTGTTTGGTCTACTGGTGAATGCAATATGGAAGCTCTTGATGTTGAGAGTGAACAGTCTGTTATAGATAAGTATTGCGTTATTGAGTCTGCAGAAGAGTTTGATAACTGTTTTGCAGAGTTCTTTGAAAAAATTGAAGCATAA
- a CDS encoding CARDB domain-containing protein has translation MKLKKIVVGLLTTTALCSQAALASIYPGNVDIVNTDLPYPNQKVLEVDYHMFGSEIFNNGNTVNFALTQDGGKSGINIGRDFADISCGSGGLGGTMRCVPSSSTQTYRVNLDSVLSEQNKKVLADSCVPYEFKVKASYSISSALSFNTVKIGGEGAPDWLVSSGSFSPNQVAAGDNVVINAVVSSANCAQKSGTAPTLAVFLANADKQLIYFYGETPIRLPNGSSHTITVPMLSGLTAGTYYLVLAVDRTNVVAETNENNNIAMGKIIVIDSAVGGQSIAPENEQSANTSGSMTYLSRTDEDNQNFVDPQLPVTPGMQVLKSREINQDDLFNAINQLDAVALPEHQE, from the coding sequence ATGAAACTAAAAAAAATAGTCGTTGGCCTGCTCACAACCACAGCGCTTTGTAGTCAAGCTGCTCTTGCCTCGATTTATCCGGGCAATGTCGATATCGTTAACACAGATCTCCCATACCCAAATCAAAAAGTACTTGAAGTGGACTACCACATGTTCGGCTCTGAAATCTTTAATAACGGCAATACCGTTAATTTTGCGCTGACACAAGATGGTGGGAAATCCGGCATTAATATTGGACGTGATTTTGCAGATATTTCATGTGGAAGCGGAGGCTTAGGCGGTACAATGCGCTGCGTCCCAAGTAGCTCAACACAAACATACCGAGTCAATTTGGATAGTGTGTTGAGTGAACAAAACAAAAAAGTATTGGCCGATTCATGTGTCCCCTATGAATTTAAGGTGAAGGCGAGTTACAGTATTTCGAGTGCACTGAGTTTCAATACCGTCAAGATCGGGGGAGAAGGCGCACCCGACTGGCTGGTCTCTTCCGGTAGTTTTTCGCCGAATCAGGTCGCCGCAGGCGATAACGTAGTCATTAATGCGGTGGTATCATCAGCCAATTGCGCACAAAAAAGCGGTACAGCTCCAACACTAGCTGTATTTTTAGCGAATGCAGATAAGCAACTTATCTATTTCTATGGCGAAACACCCATTAGACTCCCCAACGGCTCAAGCCACACGATCACCGTCCCGATGCTTTCAGGCCTGACGGCGGGTACTTATTATTTAGTGTTGGCAGTCGACCGAACTAATGTTGTTGCTGAAACCAATGAAAATAACAATATTGCGATGGGTAAAATTATCGTGATTGACAGTGCTGTCGGCGGACAAAGTATTGCACCAGAAAATGAGCAGTCAGCCAACACCAGTGGATCAATGACCTATTTGAGTAGAACCGACGAAGATAACCAAAACTTCGTTGACCCACAATTACCGGTCACTCCCGGCATGCAAGTGCTCAAATCCAGAGAAATAAACCAAGACGATCTGTTCAACGCTATCAACCAACTTGATGCCGTTGCTTTACCAGAGCATCAAGAATAA